Genomic DNA from Pelosinus sp. UFO1:
GACAAGATATACTTTAATCCTTACCTTTACTTACTATTTCCACCTAACCTACGTCAACTGATTACCCGTTTAGAAAAGCCCCCCTTTCAACCCACCATGTGGACTTTAATTCTATCATATGATATGTACATACGCCCTTTAGGATTAAAAACCCTGCTAAGTTTTCTGAATTTAATGATTTTTTCCACAATGCGGAATACTTTTTCACATCCAAGGCTGAGTACGCGCAAAGAAGATGAGTCAAGGACCCCGTCCTTGACTCATCTTTTTGGCCTATCCCTTATGAATGCTCTGCTTGCGCTTGCACCGCTGTCATCGCAATTACGCCAATAATATCTTCCGCCTTGCAACCTCTTGATAAATCATTAATAGGCTTTGCTAACCCCTGAGTAATCGGCCCGTAGGCTTGCGCTTTTGCTAGCCGTTCCGTAAGCTTATAGCCAATATTTCCTGCATTTAAATCTGGAAATATCAGTACATTTGCTTGCCCTGCTACAGCACTATTAGGAGCTTTCAGTTTAGCAGTACTTGCCACCAAAGCCGCATCTACTTGCATTTCTCCATCAATCAACAAATCCGGTGCCTTTTGTTTTGCCAAAGCAGTTGCTTGTACTACTTTTTGTGTGAGCTCACTATTCGCACTTCCGTAAGTGGAATAAGAAAGCATGGCAACAATTGGTGTAATACCCAGTAAACCTTTCATCGTGTGAGCCGACGAAATGGCAATCTCTGAAAGTTGATCTGCATTTGGATTTTCGTTTAAGCCACAATCAGAGAATAAAAATACGCCGTCTTGTCCATATTCGCAATCAGGAATCACCATAATGAAAAAGGATGATACCAAACTAGTACCCGGTGCTGTTTTAATAATTTGCAGCGCTGGTCTTAAGGTATCTGCTGTTGAATGAATCGCTCCAGAAACCAGCCCATCAGCATCATTCTGTTTTATCATCATGTTGCCAAAATACACTGGATCTTTCATTAGCTCACGTGCTTGGTCTTTTGTAACCCCTTTTGCTTTTCTCAATTCATAAAATCTTTCAATATATTCTTCCTTCTTTTCTGCTGTAACAACATCTACAATTAGCACTTGGGATAAGTCAATTTCCCCAGCAGTTTTTAAAATGTCTACTTTATTACCAACTAATATAATCTCGGCAAGTCCTTCTTTCGCTGCCGCACTAGCTGCTGTCAAAACTCGCAGGTCAGTCCCTTCAGGTAGAACTATTCTCTTTTTACTAGCTCTTGCTTTTTTCTTCATGTCATCAAGAAAACTCATCCTCTAACCTCTCCTCGCTTTTTCATTCCATAAGCTAGGGTCAACTGCTATTTTACCTTGGCATAATTACCCATGTTTTCCCTTTTTCTTCTAGAATATCTTAAACGAAAAGAAGAGTCAAGGAACCGCCCTTGACTCTAGTCTTCTTTATTTTGCTGGAGCAATAATTAATTTTATCGGTAGATTGGAAGCGCCTGGTGGGCTAAAGGTCAACCATACTGCTTTTCCCGTTTCGTAGGTGCCAAGAAAAGCACTCTCACTGATTTTTTTAGAACCGAAAGACATAACATCAGCAGGTGTCGGTATGGAGTGTTCATCTTGATGGCGATACTCTAAACCTAACCACCCTGCATATTCTCCACCCCGTGGATTTAAGTAATAAGATGCTTTTCCACCTGACATGGAGGGCAAGAATACCTTATAGACAATACCGTAATTGCCATAATTTAAAGTAGACGTGCCATCTGTAGCATCAATCCCTGTGACATAAGGGTCAATGTGATTATCTGCTAAGGTAAGAGCAACTGCTCCGCTTTGTTTGCTATCGTAGACTTCTTTTCCTACAACTAAACGATCTTTGCCTTCAAATGTTCCACGTAATCGGTACTGATCTGCTGGCAACACTTTTGCTGTTTCAGCAAACTTCTGAATATCCGCCTCCACAGGCATCATCATTACTTTTACAGTAATGGGTCGATCTGTCTTGAAATCGTACATGCCGTTTACAAGCATATTAGGTTCTACAATACTTGTATCAAGAAAGGAAATTAAACTTCTGGAGCCCTTTTCAGGAACTTCCAACAGATATAAGTTCTCATCCTGCAAATAATCTTTTTGTACCTTTTTACCAACCTCTAGATAATCCAAACTTGGCCCACCTAATCCAAACTTTGTTACAGTAACATGGGCCGGTTGCACCTCATCAGCATTTTCTAACAAAACAATAATTTTTTTGTTTACTTGTGTGCCATTTACGTGGTGAAAAAATAAGCGAATATCACCATCTACAGTATCCTGATACATAATTCCATCATCAGGCACTGTCTCTGGGCTATCTGATAATAATAGTTTACCGCCATAAGGCGATACAGTTGTTGACCATTCTGGTAATTTTAAACCATCCAATTTCACCGTAGAATATACAGTAGATGCCAGTGCTGTACTATGTAACATTACGGGCATGATAAGCGCTAATACGCCAGTTTTAAACCAATTCATTATGCTACCCCCTTTTTGGACATAGCATCATTATACCAACACCTGTATAGTATGTAAAATGACAAAATAAGACCCATTTGGCAGTTATTTGTAAACAACTATACCAAAAGGGTCTTATCTGTATTTTACAGTTGATTACCAACTGCTCGATTTGCCGCATCAATGGCTTGATGAGATAGATCAATAGACTGGCCTAAGGTGTGTAATTCCTGCACTGAATTATGAAAGCCCATACTATTTGCAGCTGCGACATAATCCCAGTACCACTGCGCCTTACGTAATAATTCCCGAGCATTACCAAGTTCTGCTTGATTGGCATTCGGGTTATTCCCAGCTTTTGCTATGGTTTCATGAGCCTTTGCTACGTTCATGCCCGCTGTATGTTGCAATTGCCAAACATTATCCTGCTCTGCCTTCACTTGATTGTAGAGTTGATCCATTCCCTCTTTATGACAAGGCATACAGGAAGCATCCAAGTTTTTCAAAGGACTTGTCATCCAATGGGAACTATACTTTTTTCCTTGCGCGCGAATATAGGGCATATGACAGTCGGCGCAAGATACTCCAAATTTACCATGAACACCATTCTGCCATTCCTCAAAGTCAGGGTGCTGTGCTTTTAACACAGGAGTTTTAGAATCAGGGTGAATGAAGTCTTGGGCAAATCCATTGGGTTTTGTTTCATAATACTGATACATTTCTTGTGGTGTTACACCTTTGTCCCAAGGAAACACAACCCTTGTTGTTCCAGGTTCAAAATAGTATTCTGCATGACACTGTCCGCAAACATAGCTACGCATTTCTTCCCGGCTGGCTTTTGTTACATCGACTCCTTTTCGCCCCATCGCTTCAATAAAGGCAGGATTTATAACCCTAAGGTTCATTGTCTCTGGATCGTGGCAATTAGCGCAGCTTACAGGATGTTTGGATTTTTCAATGAGCTCCGACAGTGGCTGGTTAGCAAAACCCCAACCCGATTGTTTGTAGAACTCTTCTATATAGGGTGTTTTACAAGTAATACAGGCACCTTTACTAGTCGGACCGATTCGTTTCGATTCTCTAAGGTCATCTAAAGCATATAAATGTCCTCGTTCTTCTGTATAATCTTTACTAAAAGGATTGCCCTTAAAATTAACATATATTTCAGGTTGCATCTCAGCTTTCTGCAGTTTTACGCTACCCCCATACCCTGTTGGTGATGGTGCTTGTTCTAGATTTTTTTGATAACTTGCATATTCAAGGGGATATGCTTTGCCCCACACTGCTGGATCATACTCCCCAGCTGCTATTGGAGATAATTTAATTGTAGAAGACGGTTTTAGGGCCCAAACGCGCACTACTACAAAACCAAAAAAAAGCACCATCATACCTAAAAACACTGCCAAAAATTTCTGCGCTCTACTCAACCTTAACCCCTCCTGGAACCATTTTTTGCCCGTGAGCGACACCTCTATGACACGTTATGCAATTTAGTTTCCCCTTTGCTAAATGGGTGTTTTCCACTACGGAGGCATGACAACGTAAGCAGTTCCCATTAGCAATTTCTTTACCCCTTGATGTGAAATATAGGGTATCAGGATAATCTCGTAAAAATTCATGGTAAACATCCCGCATACCGTTTTCTCCCTTAACGTACATGGTTTCAACAATATTATCATGAGGAACATGGCAATCACTACAGGTAAATTGTTTATGATTGGATACCTGCCAGGTGTAATATACATGCTCCATAGAGTGGCAGCTACCACAAAAATCGGGACCGCTGGAATATACAAAACTGGCCCCGGATAATAACATCCCCACTACAGCGACAATAACGCCTAACAAAATTAATTTAAGTGAACTACGGGATAACAACTCTCCTAAATCCAATCATCCCACCCCTTTCAATACCTCCAGTAAAGATTTGCAGCACGATGTTGTCCGTATTCTAAAGCAACGCATAACTATGTAAACCTGGCAATAACACATTTACACCGATAAAGGTAAATAGAACAGTGATAAAGCCAACAACTGCCCAATTCATAGCTTTTTTCCCTCGCCAACCCAAAGAAACACGCCCATGAAGATAAATTGCATAGATTAACCAGGTAATTAAAGACCAGGTTTCTTTAGGATCCCATCGCCAATACGATCCCCAGGCATATTCTGCCCAAACGGCACCTGTTATTATGAGCAGCGTCAAAAAAGGTACCGCCAAATCAATACATTGATTCACCAAAGCACTTAATGTTACCAAGGGCGGTAACTTGCTCATAATGGGTCCCTCCTCCCCCGTTTCCTCAATACGCTGTTTCCATAAATACATGAGAGCCAAGGCAAAGGAAATCGCCAATGCTCCATAGGCAATAACAGCCGTTATGACATGAATTAACAGCCAATTGCTTTTTAGAGCAGGCATTAGAGGATGGGCTTCTTGATAAAAATTAGAAAATATGCCCGTAAGCACAAAAGCCACTGGTAATACAAAGGCTCCCAGGGAATAATTCTTATGATGATACTCTATATAAATATAGAGTAAGATAAGGCCCCAAACAAAGGCCATGCCAAACTCATACATATTAGCAAAAGGAATGTGCCCAGCATTCATGGTGCGAGCTGCCATGGCTAACGTATTAACAAGAAACCCAAGAATAGTGAAAACTCTTGCCCAGCTCCCTAATTTTTCTTTCAACCAAATTAAATGTCCAATATACAAACAACTCGCTACAAAATAACTAATAAAAGCCACACTAAAAAACTCTTTTTCCCAATTTCCCATGTTAGTTTCACCTATCCTTACTATTAGTTAGTACCACCAAAAGAAAATACTGACATATTTTTTAACCACAGAGGCACAGAGGACACAGAGAAAAGGGTTATAAATCCCCTCAGCGCACTCTGCGCCTCTGCGGTTAAATTATTTTTTCTTTTTCCCCTTTGTGTACCACGTTAGTGGTATTGCGCCTTTGTGGTTCAAAAAACACTTTTTGCTACGGAATAACTAATTAAAACAACACTAAGAAACTTCCCAATTATTTTATCTATCCTTACTATTATTTCTTACTACTATAAGAAGAACGCTGATATATTTTTGAACCACAGAGGCACAGAGGACACAGAGAAAAAATAAGGTTATAAAATCCTCTCAGCGCACTCTGCGCCTCTGCGGTTAAATTATTTTTTCTTTTTCCCCTTTGTGTACCACGTTAGTGGTATTGTGCCTTTGTGGTTCAAAAACCGTATTATCTTTTTTATATAAGCTTACAAAAAAGCCAAAAGCCAATAAAACAAATCCTGTCCACACAAGAGGAATCCCAGGATCTCGTTTTATGAGTAAACCAGAAAAGGGCTGGGCTTCTTTGAAACTTACCATACCCATAGCATTGCCAATGGACTTGCTGCTGCCTAGAGGCAATGACCCCCAATCATATTCCCGCCCCTCTTTATATACGATGTATAAAACTTGAGGAGTAGGGCTAGGTATATATCGTATAAATCGAATCATCATGCCAGGCTGTTCCTCAATCACCATTGCGTTACCTTCTTCTAAACTAGCCTCCTGCAGCACAGCTCCCCCATTACTCAAATATTGGGTTCTCATTGCCATGCCAAAAGATGATTGATAAATGCTAACTCCATGATACGTATAGGGATGATTGACTTTTATCTCCTGAGCCGCTGCTTCTTCCCCCTCGCCTAGAATAATAATATAGCTCACCCAGTCAGACACAGAGCGATCCGGATTATATCTCGTTTCAAAGTTTTGGAGCTGCAAGGTAAAGGAATCATTAATTCCGTACTTAGCATTATTAATCTCATAAGTCCTACCTACAGGCAGGTTAATTTCTTCATTAAAGCCATATTGATTACCATATAATGCCCCCATTACAATGAGTAAAATTGCTACATGTACAAGCAAACTTCCCCAAGAAGAAAGCCTTGTCCTAGCCTTTGAAGAGTAAAGGATAGAAAACTGCCACACACTGCGGAGAAAAATGGCACTACATACTAAGAGTAGTAATATCCTAAAACCTAGACTATGATACACATCGTAGCCTTTTACCGAAATGATTGTACCAGCCATGGATGCCCCAATTAATAGTAATAACAGCACCATGCCTACCTTTATAGAACTACAAACTTTCATTGCTTTTAAAAATAACTTACTTTGCTTATGAGCTTCCCCTTGTAGGGCAACATCTTTTTCAGCCATAATACGCCTCACCCCTTTTTTGCTTGTGGTTGACTCGAATGAAAATAGTATTCCACAATACGTAAAAAAAATAAGCCTAAACCATAAGTCGATATGGTTTAAGCTTATTTTTTTGTTATAGTCCTAGCTTACTATAGAGATGAGCCCTGAATAGACGCAAACGAAATTCCCATAAGCCATACTTTGGATGAGGCACATTAACCCGTTTCAAGGCAAAGACATCTGTACTGCTTCGATTCAGTCCAGCAACCCCTGAACAAGCTCCTTGGTATCCTGCTTCCCGTAGAATTTGCTCCGTAGTTCCCGTAAATTGTCCGTAAGGATAGGCAAAAAAGACAACAGGTTTACCAATATGCTGCTGCAGAACTGTTTTTGAGTCTTCTATTTCATGGCGTTGCTCCTCTGGACTAATCTCATTTAATGCAATATGAGACATTGTGTGGGACCCGATCTCTGTATGTCTCTCCTCTAATGCACTTACTTGCTGCCATGACAAATACTCTGTTGTTCCCACTAAGCTAGGTACAACAAAAACAGTAGCCCTCATACTGTACTTTTCCATAATAGGCAAGGCCGTGAGATAATTATCTTCATAACCATCATCAAAGGTAATCACCACTGGTTTTTCCGGCAACTTACCTTGCCCCTGATAAGATTTAAATAAGTCCTCTAAGGAAATGGCATGATAGCCATTTTCCTGCAAATATTTCATTTGATCCTCAAACTGACTCGCTGTTACGCTATAGATATCATCCTCTTCACTTACCTGATGATAAGCCAATATAGGCACCCCAGCCGTTGGCCAAACAATCCAACTAAAGACAAATACAATGAAAAGGGCACCTAGTGCCAGATATTTATTCATGTTCCAACTCCATCGCAATCTGCTCTATTTTGCGCAATCGGTGATTCATGCCTGATCTTCCGACTCGACCATCCATAGCATCTACCAACTCCTGCAAAGTGGCTTCTGGATGAGCTAACCTTAAATCTGCAACCTCTCTTAAAGAATGGGGGAGCTTATTTAGGCCAATCCGTAGAGCAATTAATTGAATGCACTTGACCTGCCTAACCGCCGCATTCACTGTCTTTTGCAAATTGGCGGTTTCACAGTTCACTAGGCGATTCACCTGATTGCGCATTTCTTTTACCACACGCACATTTTCAAAGGTCATAAGTGCATTATGTGCGCCAATAATCCGCAAAAAGCTCGTTATGGCATCACCATCTTTTAAATAAACAATATAATCATTCTTTCGCTCTGTCATACGAACAGGCAGAGAAAAATATTTCATTAGCCTTACCAAAGTTTTAGCAAAATCTAAATTTCCCGTAACCAACTCTAGATGATAATCCCCTTCCGGTTTATTCACTGAACCGCCACCCAAAAAGGAACCACGTAAATAGGCCCGTCGACAGCAGGCCTTGCGTAAAATACCACTATCACTTTTTACATTCAAATTATCGCCACGCATAATCCCAAGTACGGACAGCAATTCTGTTACTACTGGGGATGGTACTACTTTAATTAAATAAGAATTATTTTTTTTCAAGCGGCGGCCACGGGTGACAACCACTTCTGTTTTTAAATGAAAGCCACTCTTAATCAAAGTTAGGGCTTTACGCGCTACAGCCGCATTTTCGGTAGTAAAATTAATGCCCAAGCTACTATTCCCACCAATTAACATGGTGCCACCCATACGAATAAGGGAAGCTAGTTCTGCTACATTGCAACATTCCTGCTCTCCCACAATACGAGCCAATTCATTTCTCACTTCAGCAGAATAAGAAGACATATTTCATTCACTCCAGTCAAGCCGCCTTGCTATTCGCCGCAAAATTCAGCGCTCCGATTTCTTTAAGTCTTTTATGCTTTCGGCTATTAAATAATAATCCAATAATCGCATACGTTCCGAATTGGCTTTTAGTTTATAAATCATTGATACAATCGTCCGGGATAACTTAAGAGGATCATGGCGTACCCAATTTGTTTCGCTAATGACGTCTGCCATGACAGCTTTAATCCCCATCGCCTCAATTGCCTTTAAATCAGGTTCTACAGGATAGGCCCCTTGATCTGCATACTTTTCCTGTAACTCAACGGCTACATTTTGTCCATTGATCACAACATAATCAATCACTCCGGGGCCTACATGATCCAATATTGCTTTCACATGTTCTGAAGCACTATATCCATCTGTCTCCCCTGGCTGGGTCATAACGTTACATATATATATTTTTACAGCTTGGCTTTTACGTAGGGTATCGGCAATGCCTCTTACTAAAAGATTAGGAAGTATGCTGGTATATAAACTGCCAGGCCCTAAAATAATAGCGTCTGCATCACGAATGGCCTCTAGGGAACTTTCTACAGGCATAGTTTCTTCTGGCTGTAGATACACACTCTCAATCCTTTTATTAGCAAGAGGAATTTGAGACTCCCCTTCTACAACGCTACCATCTACCATTTTGGCCCAGAGCCTTACCTTCTGGGTGGATGCTGGTAATACCTTACCTCGAACTGCCAAAACTTTACTAGACTCTTTTAGAGCCTGCTCCACATCTCCCAGCACTTCTGTCATGGCCGCAATAAATAAATTGCCAAAATTATGGCCTGCCAATCCTCCAGCACCACCAAATCGATGCTGAAATAGCTTTTCCATTAAGGGCTCTGTATCCGCTAAGGCTACTAAACAGTTACGTAAATCTCCTGGGGGAATCATATCTAGATCTTGACGAATCCTTCCAGATGACCCACCATCATCAGCTACTGTTACAATGGCTGTAATATTGCTGGTCACACCTTTAATCCCGCGTAATAATACGGATAATCCAGTCCCGCCACCAATAACAGTCACAGCAGGTCCGCGATTGAGTTTGCGTTTTTGAAAAATCAATTCGATAAGTCGATCAGAACCTTCCGGGATTAATACACTAATAACTGAAGCAATAATCTGCCTAGTAGCCAATGTCATAACGATTAGGCCACCAGCGATAATAAAGATCCCCACCACAGTGGTTACTGTATAATAATATTTTCCAGTTGTCAGATACACCATTCTAAAAATGGTTTCTTCCAAATTACCTGCATATTTATAATTCAACACAATAGCAAGCCCCATGCTGGCAACTAAAACACCCAAAGAAAATAATAACAGCCAGCGTTTTACCTTAATGCCTGGGTACATCCATTTTAAAAAGTGCATACATTACACCTCTACTTTTTATCAAACCGTATGATTTCCTGTACCTTACCCTTATTTTAAAAGTATTAGCACTCAGGAGGAGCTTCTATAGCAGCAGGAATAGTATTATTCTTAACAATATCCCTATGATCTAGGTTTACCTTGTAACCTTTATTTCGTAATCCCTCATAAATTTTTCTTGCTACAAATACGGAGCGATGCAAGCCACCAGTACAACCAATCGCAATAATTAACTGACTCTTGCCTTCTTTAATATAATTTGGTACGAGAAAATCAACAAAACCAGTTATTTTTTCCATAAACTGCTGGGTAATCGGCCATTTCCAAATGTAATCCCCAACCTCAGCTACTTCGCCACTTTTACGCCTTAAGGACTCTACATAAAAGGGATTCGGTAGAAAGCGAACATCAAAAACCATGTCTACATCCAAAGGAATACCATATTTAAAGCCAAAAGAAACCACCGTAATATTCATACGCTGCTGTTCGTGATCACTGGTAAATAACGCAGTAACTTTTTCTCGTAAATTAGCGGTTGTTAATTCAGAGGTATCAATAATTTGAGTAGCTCTTCCTCTAACATGTTCAATCCGCTCCCTTTCTCTAGTAATACCTTCACTGATACGGCCATGGGGTGCCAGAGGATGCCGCCTTCTCGTCTCCTTATACCTTCTAATTAAGGTTTCGTCAGAGGCCTCTAAAAAGAGCATTTCATAGCGATGCCCTTGTTTCTCTAACTCCTCTAAGGCTTGTATCAAGGTATCAAAAAATTCACGTCCACGAATATCAACTACTAAACCAACCTTATTGACCCGCCCTGCGGACTGGGAACAAAGTTCAGCAAATTTCGATATCAACATAGGAGGTAAATTATCAACACAAAAATATCCTATATCCTCCATAGTGCGCACAACCTGAGTCTTGCCAGCACCTGACATGCCTGTGATAATCACCAAGCGCACATCTTCCATTCTTTACACCTCCACTATCTATCGAACACTTTGTTTCCGGTTAGAACGACGATTTAGATGACGCAGCACACCCTCAATCGATGTATTAATTACTGCATCGGGAGAAATCTCATACTTTTCCAGCAGTTCATTTGCTTTACTAAAATCTCCAATGGCTAAAGAAAAATGACTATCTGTCCCAACGATTATCTTTGCCCCATGTTCTTTTGCCAAACAAGCAATATTTTCACAGTGGGGTTTGCTGCCTACCCTAGATATTTTAAGGGAGCTATTATTAATTTCTATGGCTACGTCATATTCTACGGCTGCCTTTACAATTGTTTCCTCGTCTACCAAAAACTCTGGGTTCCCTGGATGAACAATCGCATCTACCCAAGGATTTTTCATAGCATTCACCATCATCTGTGTATTTTCTAAAACAGAACCATAAGGTGAGCATACAGAATGTAATCCAGCTAATACAATGTCTAGTCCAGCTAATCGTTCTTCAGCCAAGTCCAATGTTCCATCTCGATCAATTACATTGGCCTCTACTCCCTTTAAAATTCGTACCCCAAACAATTCCTCTGGCACTGCCTTTAAATTGCCGAAGTGGTAAGCATGTGGTCCACCGGGCATATCTGGACCATGATCTGTAATAGCTATCATGGCAAGCCCAATATCGGCCGCTGCCCGAGCATTCTCCAATATAGTACTATAAGCATGCCCACTTGCTACCGTATGAATATGTAAATCAGCGACAAACTTCATCTCATCGCCCCCCTTATTTCTTATGCTATCCCTCAATTATATGGCAAATTCTATAAAAAAGCAAAAAACCAATCGCAGCTACATTACGATGGTTTTTTGCTTTTCATTGCATTGTTAGGCTACCTTAAGGTTTCACGGACTTATATCATAATAGCAGTTACGTTTTTAGCGGCGTATTGGGGCTTTTCCTCTTCGGTGACTTCTTTTATCGACAAGTAAATCAGTGAAAGCATATGTTCAATTTCTCCTACCGTACTGGCAAGGGGTGGCATAAAAACAACTACGCTGCCAATGGGACGAATGATTAAACCATGGTTCCTGGCCTGTTTGCAGACTTTAGCCCCCACTGCTAACTCCCATGGAAAGGGGGTCTTATCTCTAGGGTTCTCAACTAATTCAATGCCAATCATCAAGCCCCACTGGCGGATATCTCCTACGTGCTTTAAAGCGGTAAGTTTGACAAGCTGCTCACGGGCCGCTGCTATTTTTTCAGGAAGACCTGCTAACACCTTTTCTTCGCGGAATATCTTTAAATTTGCCAAACCAGCGGCACAACATAAAGGATTGCCAGTATAAGAATGCCCATGAAAAAAAGTTCGTTGCTGGGCATCTCCTAAAAAGGCGTTATATATTTCATCAGTCATAAAAGTAGCGGCTAAAGGTAAGTAACCTCCTGTGATCCCTTTTGCCACCATCATCATATCAGGCGATATCTCCTCATGATCACAGGCAAACATTTTACCAGTACGGCCAAAACCTGTAGCTACTTCATCAACCAAGAGCAGCACATTATATTTTTGGGTTACTTCTCGTAATCTTTTTAAATATCCTGGTGGCTGCGCCAACATACCTGCTGCTGCCTGAACTAGTGGTTCAATAATCATCGCGGCAATCTCTTCATGCCTTTGCGCCAAAATTTTCTCCACCTCATCAATACAGGCCATACCACAATTTTGAGGATCAGAAACCAGCCTGCAGTGATAGCAACATGGCGAGGGTGCCTGTATGGATTCAAATAGCAGGGAAGAAAAAATACGATGAAACAAATCAATTCCACCAACACTCACCGTACCTATGGTATCGCCATGATAAGCGTTTGCTAACGTAACAAACTTTTGTTTTTTCTTTTTACCTTGCAGCTGCCAATACTGGTAAGCCATCTTAATGGCAATTTCTACAGCTGTTGAGCCATCATCCGAGTAAAATAACTTTGTTAACCCTTTAGGCACAACTGCCATTAATTCTTCCGCCAACTGAGCCGCTGGTACATTAATCAAACCTAACATCGTAGTATGAGCGACCTTACCTAATTGATCAGTGATCGCCTGATCTATCGTTGGATGACGGTGTCCATGAAGATTGACCCACAAGGAAGAAACCCCATCATAATAAGCATTACCTTGATCATCGATCAGTTTTATCCCCTCTGCAGCCTCAATCACCATTTGGGGCTGATCCAGCCAATCTTGCATCTGTGTAAAGGGATGCCAAATATATTCCTTATCTTTACTTTCTATTTCATTCAAAACCTTGTCCCCCTTTTGATGATAGGAATAAGCTCATCTATCTGTAAATATTCCTCTGCAATCTTAGCTAACTCGATTGGCGGTATATCGCCTTCTTTTATGGCAGACACATGAGGAAATTTCCCGACTATTGGTACGTGGGTTAAACGCCTAATATATTCTTCATTGGATTTTTCCAGAATACCTACCTCAGCCTCATTCCAGGCATTTATAATAATGCCTGCTACATGTAATCCACGATTACGAGCATACTCGACGGTTAGCACTGTATGATTAATCGTTCCTAATTTAGGCCCGGTAACAACAATAACTGGCAAATCAAGCTGCACCATAAGATCAACCAATAGATATTCTTGCCATAAAGGAGCTGTAATTCCACCTACACCCTCTACGACTACTGGTTCATAGCTTTCCGTTAACTTGTGATAGGCCCTAAGAATGAGAGATATATCTATTTCTACCCCACTCATTACTGCAGCCACAGCTGGCGTCAGGGCAGGAGCCAAACATAAAGGGTTCACTGCATCGCGCTTTTCTTCTCCAATACCAGCTGCCTTCATCAAAAAGGTAGCATCTTCTGCCACTAACTTACCAGCCTGATTAACCACTCCACCTGATGCTAGGGGTTTCATCACCCCTACCTGTAACCCCCGAACTTTGAGTGCTGCGGCAATTCCTCCAGTAATCACAGTCTTACCAATATCTGTATCCGTCCCTGTAATAAATAATCCAGACATCCAATCACCTC
This window encodes:
- the whiA gene encoding DNA-binding protein WhiA, whose translation is MSSYSAEVRNELARIVGEQECCNVAELASLIRMGGTMLIGGNSSLGINFTTENAAVARKALTLIKSGFHLKTEVVVTRGRRLKKNNSYLIKVVPSPVVTELLSVLGIMRGDNLNVKSDSGILRKACCRRAYLRGSFLGGGSVNKPEGDYHLELVTGNLDFAKTLVRLMKYFSLPVRMTERKNDYIVYLKDGDAITSFLRIIGAHNALMTFENVRVVKEMRNQVNRLVNCETANLQKTVNAAVRQVKCIQLIALRIGLNKLPHSLREVADLRLAHPEATLQELVDAMDGRVGRSGMNHRLRKIEQIAMELEHE
- the yvcK gene encoding YvcK family protein, translated to MHFLKWMYPGIKVKRWLLLFSLGVLVASMGLAIVLNYKYAGNLEETIFRMVYLTTGKYYYTVTTVVGIFIIAGGLIVMTLATRQIIASVISVLIPEGSDRLIELIFQKRKLNRGPAVTVIGGGTGLSVLLRGIKGVTSNITAIVTVADDGGSSGRIRQDLDMIPPGDLRNCLVALADTEPLMEKLFQHRFGGAGGLAGHNFGNLFIAAMTEVLGDVEQALKESSKVLAVRGKVLPASTQKVRLWAKMVDGSVVEGESQIPLANKRIESVYLQPEETMPVESSLEAIRDADAIILGPGSLYTSILPNLLVRGIADTLRKSQAVKIYICNVMTQPGETDGYSASEHVKAILDHVGPGVIDYVVINGQNVAVELQEKYADQGAYPVEPDLKAIEAMGIKAVMADVISETNWVRHDPLKLSRTIVSMIYKLKANSERMRLLDYYLIAESIKDLKKSER
- the rapZ gene encoding RNase adapter RapZ — its product is MEDVRLVIITGMSGAGKTQVVRTMEDIGYFCVDNLPPMLISKFAELCSQSAGRVNKVGLVVDIRGREFFDTLIQALEELEKQGHRYEMLFLEASDETLIRRYKETRRRHPLAPHGRISEGITRERERIEHVRGRATQIIDTSELTTANLREKVTALFTSDHEQQRMNITVVSFGFKYGIPLDVDMVFDVRFLPNPFYVESLRRKSGEVAEVGDYIWKWPITQQFMEKITGFVDFLVPNYIKEGKSQLIIAIGCTGGLHRSVFVARKIYEGLRNKGYKVNLDHRDIVKNNTIPAAIEAPPEC
- a CDS encoding phosphatase yields the protein MKFVADLHIHTVASGHAYSTILENARAAADIGLAMIAITDHGPDMPGGPHAYHFGNLKAVPEELFGVRILKGVEANVIDRDGTLDLAEERLAGLDIVLAGLHSVCSPYGSVLENTQMMVNAMKNPWVDAIVHPGNPEFLVDEETIVKAAVEYDVAIEINNSSLKISRVGSKPHCENIACLAKEHGAKIIVGTDSHFSLAIGDFSKANELLEKYEISPDAVINTSIEGVLRHLNRRSNRKQSVR
- the bioA gene encoding adenosylmethionine--8-amino-7-oxononanoate transaminase; amino-acid sequence: MNEIESKDKEYIWHPFTQMQDWLDQPQMVIEAAEGIKLIDDQGNAYYDGVSSLWVNLHGHRHPTIDQAITDQLGKVAHTTMLGLINVPAAQLAEELMAVVPKGLTKLFYSDDGSTAVEIAIKMAYQYWQLQGKKKKQKFVTLANAYHGDTIGTVSVGGIDLFHRIFSSLLFESIQAPSPCCYHCRLVSDPQNCGMACIDEVEKILAQRHEEIAAMIIEPLVQAAAGMLAQPPGYLKRLREVTQKYNVLLLVDEVATGFGRTGKMFACDHEEISPDMMMVAKGITGGYLPLAATFMTDEIYNAFLGDAQQRTFFHGHSYTGNPLCCAAGLANLKIFREEKVLAGLPEKIAAAREQLVKLTALKHVGDIRQWGLMIGIELVENPRDKTPFPWELAVGAKVCKQARNHGLIIRPIGSVVVFMPPLASTVGEIEHMLSLIYLSIKEVTEEEKPQYAAKNVTAIMI